CACATATCATTTTCCGTCCCGGAAAGACGTTGGCGGAACTGCTGAAAATCCTAAGTTATCAGCAAGTGTCGACGCGTGCGGTGGCTCAATCGGGCAGTGATACCGGCAAGGATGATAAAGACCCCGACGGTGGCGGCGGTTCGGGCGATGATGGTGAAACACCAGACCCGGCTGCTTAATATTCTCCTTTTTTGATAACCTATTAATTTTAGAGAAAAGATGAAAGAAATCGTAAGCAAGATTTTGGAAGTTATCATGTACATCATTCCTTTTTTGGGGAAGAGAAAGCGTGATAGGGTAGTGAGAGAGGTGCGTTACAATACTACGCACAAGGAAGTGTGCAACGTGAAGACGACAGAAAGGAAGAGGGATGATGCGGAAGATTAGCCTGATTGTGATTCATTGTTCTGCCACCCGTGCCGACCGTGATTTTACGGCGCGGGATGTGGACACGGCTCACCGCTTCCGGGGATTCTCGTGCTGGGGGTATCATTACTACGTGCGCAAGTCGGGACAGATAGAACCGATGCGTGACGAAGATACGGTGGGCGCTCATGCACGTGGTTACAATGCGGTCAGTTTAGGGGTGTGCTATGAAGGCGGACTGGATGAGAACGGGAAGGCTGCGGATACGCGCACTCCCCGGCAGAAGGAAGCCTTGCGTCGCCTGGTGGGTGAACTGTTGCAGCGTTATCCGGAAGCAAAGGTGGTGGGGCACCGTGATTTGAGTCCTGACACCAATTATAATGGAATTGTTGACCCTTGGGAGCGGATAAAAGAATGTCCCTGCTTCGAGGTGAAAGCAGAGACATGGTGATTCTCTCTATTTATTACTGTGGCGGTTAATTGACCACCACAGTAGCAAAATACTCTTTGAATACTCCCGCAGCTTTTTCAAGTTGTTCGGGGGTATTTTCTTTTACATCTTTCAGCTTGTATTCCTGCTCCATGGCTTCGTATTTGTGTACACCCAGCGTATGGTAAGGCAGTACTTCTACCCGCTGAATCATCTTGTACTTTCCCAAAGCTGCTCCCAGTTGGCGGATATCCTCTTCAAAATCGCTGTATCCGGGCACTAACACATATCGCAGCCAAAACGGTTTTCCGTTCTCTTCGAGCCATGCCGCCGTGCGGATGGTCTGTTCGTTGCTTCTTCCGGTCAGTGTCTGATGGCGGGCGGGGTTGAACTCTTTGATATCAAGCAATACGAGGTCGGTCAGTTTGAAAAGCTCTTCCACATCTTCATTCCAGATGCCGCCGTTGCTGTCTATGCAGACGTGAATCCCTTTCTCTTTCAGTTCGCGAACCAGCAGGACTAGCGCTTTCGCCTGAAACGTAGGTTCTCCGCCTGAAAAAGTGACTCCGCCGCGCTTTCCGAAGAATGGACGCTGGCTCATAGCCATGCGGACAATCTCTTCCGGTGGGGTGGGCGTACCGCCTTTGCCGGCTATCGTGTCGGGATTGGCGCAATACAGGCAGCGGAAATTGCAACCTT
The DNA window shown above is from Bacteroides faecium and carries:
- the pflA gene encoding pyruvate formate-lyase-activating protein — translated: MTINVHSYESMGTFDGPGLRLVVFLQGCNFRCLYCANPDTIAGKGGTPTPPEEIVRMAMSQRPFFGKRGGVTFSGGEPTFQAKALVLLVRELKEKGIHVCIDSNGGIWNEDVEELFKLTDLVLLDIKEFNPARHQTLTGRSNEQTIRTAAWLEENGKPFWLRYVLVPGYSDFEEDIRQLGAALGKYKMIQRVEVLPYHTLGVHKYEAMEQEYKLKDVKENTPEQLEKAAGVFKEYFATVVVN
- a CDS encoding N-acetylmuramoyl-L-alanine amidase codes for the protein MRKISLIVIHCSATRADRDFTARDVDTAHRFRGFSCWGYHYYVRKSGQIEPMRDEDTVGAHARGYNAVSLGVCYEGGLDENGKAADTRTPRQKEALRRLVGELLQRYPEAKVVGHRDLSPDTNYNGIVDPWERIKECPCFEVKAETW